The sequence below is a genomic window from Bos taurus isolate L1 Dominette 01449 registration number 42190680 breed Hereford chromosome 7, ARS-UCD2.0, whole genome shotgun sequence.
ACAGCTGCCCCAACTGGAGCTTCCGGAAGGCTGCCTTGGGCCTGACTCTGGGATGGAGGTGACCTACCACATCCATCTGCACATGCTGTCCTGCCCATGTAAGACCAGGGCCAAGAGGACTCTGCGCCTGAAGAAAAAGCTCGTCCTCTCGAGTGCTGCCTATGATCTGGCCGTCGTTTCCCGGAATCGCTTTGGCCTCGGCCCCAATCAGACATGGCACATTCCTGCCTGCATCCACTCAGGTGCCTTTGGCTGGGTGGTGGGAGGGCCCCTTGGAGCTGAGCGCATCTGAACCTCAGCTAGACTAGGTCAGACAAGTGAAGCACAAAAATTTAAGGGGGTGTCTAATTTAGGAGTGTATCAAAAGTTAGTCATCAAAAATgcacagtgtttttaaaaaggcatagtGTTATAATGGAATGGTTCAAAAAATAATCTCATGGGCAAACTACAGCTCAGGTCAAACAtttggttttgtaaataaagttttattgggaccaGAGGCAGGATCAGAGTGTCAAGTGAGGCAGGGTTGTACAAGAACAGGGCTGATCCTGTCTTCATTTAAAATCTAGGCAATTTGCTCACTTTATATACAGGTATATGTATattaagggctttccaggtggtgctagtggtaaagaacctgattgccaatgcaggttccatccctgggttgggaagatcccctggaggagagcacggcaacccactgcagtattcttgcctggagaatcccatggacagaggagcctgggaggctatggcccatagggtcacagagtcggccacaaccgaagcgacttagcatgcacgcaggcatatacatatattaaatatatacatatatttacatataatgaaaaaataaatggtgaTGATGTGGATAAAAAGGAATCCTTGCGCACTATTGGTAgtaatgtaagttggtgcagccactagggaaaacagtatgtagattcctcaaaaaattaggaCTAGAACtaccatgaaaagtgaaagtgttagttgctcagtcgtgtctgactctttgcgaccccatggacctgccaggctcctctgtccgtggaattctccagacaaaaatactggagagggtagttattcccttctccaggggatcttcccaatccagggatcaaacccaggtctcctacattgcaggcagattctttaccatctgagctatatgatccagcaattccacttctgtgtatttatccagagaaaagaaaaacataattggAAACAACATAttcacccctatgttcattgcagcgttattcacaatagccaagatatgggaaCATCCTAAATGATCATCAATGGAGCAAAAAGATGCAGTGCATGTATACAATGGAGAACCACTCAGCCGTAAAGAGAGTGAAATGCTGGCATTCGTGACAGCAGGCATGGACCCTGAGGATATTatccttagtgaaataagtcagatggagaaagacagatAGGCTGTAATTTCTCTCAGATGTGGCATATAAAAACCAcccaacaaaccaaacaaacTAACTGActaaccaaataaataaacggacaaaccaaaacaaacacataggcagagagaaaagagtagtggttaccagaggggaagagacgggggaggggaggggtaaaGAAGATCAACTCTATGGTGACAGATGGAAACTAAATTTTCCATGGTGAGCACACAGTAGGGTATTCAGAAGTTGAAATATAATGTTGTACTCATGAAACATACCATTAtaaaccagctgctgctgctgctgctgctaagtcgcttcagttgtgtccaactctgtgcgaccccatagacggcagcccaccaggctcccctgtccctgggattctccaggcaagaacactggagtgggttgccatttccttctccaatgcatgaaagtgaaaagtgagagtgaagtcgctcagccgactcttagggaccccatggactgtagcctaccaggccctccaccatgggattttccaggcaagagtactggagtggggtgccattgccttctccagtataaaCCAGCAttactgcaataaaaaataaatctaaaattttaaaaatcaagatttatgtgtatgtatatacacatatattttattgaGGAAAGGTTCACATGGTAAAATGAACCATGTTAACAAGCACACTTTGGTGCACTAATCGCATTCAGTGTCATGCAACCATCACCTCATCTAGTTCCAGGacatttcatcacccccaaaaggaGACCCTGCCCCATTAGCTGTGActtcccatcccctcccccagcctctgatTATCTCTGATCtcgtttctgtctctgtggatgtTCCTGGGCTTTTTTCATAGAAACTGATCCTATGCTTTGtgatcttttgtgtctggtttccttCACTCAGCCTGATGTCTCCAAGATTTAACTACATTGTATCGTGTGtcatgcttcattcttttttatggctgagtaatatttcactgtgtggATGGGCCACACTTCGTTTATCTGTTTTTCCACTGATGAACATTTaagctgtttccattgtttggcAACCCTGAACAGGACTCAGTACatatttttccattcatttctattttaaaaaatattgcattaaaagAACATTGATACTGATAACTGAATTCTTTGACACCTCCTTAAATCTCATGCCCAAGATAAGTGCCCTGCTTGCTTCACCTTAGTCATGATCCTGCTGAGCACCCAGCAGGGTGATTACGATGATGCCCCATTTCAGAGATGGgacaactgaggctcagacagatGCAGCCACTTTGCCAGGGCGGCACATCAGGGAGTCTGTCAGTTCCTGGTCTGGTTTGGGCCATGGCCttgctatgtgaccttgagctgGTGGCTCTctgtctttgagcctcagtttttatATCATTGATATAATTTGATATTGATGTGGCATGATATTGATACGATTTATATCATTGATCATGGTGACTGTAAAACAGCCCTGGCCTGGTGCATACAGTCAGAACTCAGTCAATGACAGCTGTTCTCTCTAGAACTGGAAGCAGTACCCACCTCTCAGGTTGGTGCTGATACCCCTGTTGTAGGGAGTGGCAGAGATGAGCCCAAGAGGGCTGAGTGGGTGTGTCCTCTGAGCGCTGGTCCGATGAGgaggcccctcccccaccacagccACCCACTGCCGCAGCGCGAGGCCGGTGGTGGGCGGCCAGGCATCTGCTGGAGCGTCTGCTTACCAGCCTGGCAGGGTAGAAGTGGCAGCATAGGGAGCTCTGATGGTGGGCATCCTGGCAGAGAACCCGTGGTCAGGCTGGGGGAGGACTCGATTCATTCAAACGGCCGCTGCTGTCCCCTTGGGGCTCAGCCCCTAACTCGGCAGCCCCCAGCGCGGGGagacagagtcagatacaaacaCTCCCGGCCCCCTGGGGGTTAGAGTTTGCCGAGAGAGTGGGATGGGGCTCTCAGAGCCTTGGGTGGGTGGTTGGGGGCGGGGCATAAGACCCCTGGTCTGACGTGCCTCCCTTGTTTTCTTCCAGAACCAGGGCTTCTGAATATCAGTGCCGGAGCCAACGGGACTACCATACGGTGGCCAGCCCGGGCCCAGGGAATGAGGTACTGCATCGAGTGGCAGCTCCAGGGCCAGGAGGAGAACCTTGCCGCCTGCATCGTGACGGCCCCCCAGGACCCGGACGCTGCTGGGACGGGTACGGTAGTTTTGGTTACCCTGCATCCTCCATTACCACTCCCAGTCAACTCAAACCTATAGGCATCCTCCATGTGGGGtatctgaggcccagagagctcTTGCTACTTTCTCGAGGTCACACAGACAGGCCAAGACCTGTCAGACCCTCCTACTCGCACAAGTCTGGAGTTTCCTGCTGCAATCCTGGTTTGCCAGGGCTCAGCCCTGGGCAGGTTGCACCCTGGCAGGAAATGAGTCTCACGTCCCGGGGTGTTTGTAAACACTCACTGGTGCCAGGAAAGGTGGCAACTAGCAAGATGCTACTGGCAAATTAATGAGGCCTCTGGAGGGAAAGAGGGGGTACTGAATGGCCCAGGCAGCCTCTTGCTCTCTGCCCTGGTCTTGGCCAGGTCCCCCAAAATCCTCAGTCTTAGCCTGGCCCTCCAAGAGCTTCCAGCCAGGGGAGACAGGCTGGACACAGACATCCCTGGCACCACAGAGTAAGAGCTGTGCTGGGATGCTTTGGGAGAGGGCAAAATAAAGGAATCCTGGAGGaatcctggaggaaggcacattGGTGCAAGGGTTTTGAGGCATGAGTAGGAGTGCTCTAAAAGTTCCTGGTAGATGGCACAGGTGCAAAGATGGTGACACAACCTGTATACTGGCCTGGCCCTTGCTTATTCTTCCAGCAACTCACAGCTGGAGCCAAGAATCTGGGGCATTGGAACAGAAGGCATGTTACCGCATCACCATCTTTGCCTCTGCACACCCAGAGAAGCCAACCTCATGGTCTACGGTCTTGTCCACCTACCATTTTGGAGGCAATGGTGAGTGGCCCAAACCTGCAGGGTGGTCTCCACTGATCAGTGGTCCTTGGATATAAGGAATGGGGAATACCATTTAGAGGCACCTACTGTCTATCAAGGGCTGGCCAAAAGCCACTTAGAAGTCAGCTCAgtcaggacatccctggtggttcagtggttaagattctgcttctactgcagggggtgtgggttcaatcccaggtcaggaaactaagatcccacatgccaaaaaaaaccccaaaaaagtCAACTCAATTGACTTCTAAGACACCCCAAGAGGCACTgccccattttataggtaagaaaactgaggctccgaGAGgggaagtgatggtaccagagtagtgcagccaggatttgaacccagacccaCTTGACTTGGTGGTCATGGTTCCCTGGGTCTCTGGACTACCGTCCAGCTGGGGAGGCGGAACATGCTGAGCCAGCACCCTTGGAAATGACTGTGGCAATGGTGTGATTGCAGCCTCAGAGGCCGGAAGCCCACAGCACGTGTCGGTGAGGAAACTCAGCCAGGATTCCGTGTCTGTGGACTGGACACCATCTCTGCTGAGCACCTGCCCTGGCGTCCTGAAGGAGTATGTTGTGTGCTGCCAGGAGGAGGACAGCAACCAAGTATCTGGTAGGGGAGGCAGCACGGGCCTGGCTTGCAGGGGAAGGGGTCTGGGCTGGAGTCTGCCTTGCTATGTGACCCTGGGCACCTCactgtccctctctgggccttggtttccccacCCATAAAATGATAGAGTTGGACTCATCGTTTGATTGACCCTGACGGCAACTCCCATGGAGCAGGAATGACTGTCCCCAttccacagatggggaaactgaggcctgccCAGTTTCACCTGCCCACCTGGGATTCACCTGCCCAAAGGTTAAGCAAGAttggatttgaactcaggtgCCCCTTCCTGCCTCGTAAGAGGGAAAGAAATGAGGATGTACAGGGCAGGTCTCACCAAGGCAGGATCTTCCTGTCATTTCCTGCACTGGGAGCCTCATTCTCCCACTGGGTAGCACTGCCTTGCAGATACAGCCTCATCCACCCATCTCCTGCAGCAACAGGCCAGCAAGACCATGGGTTTACTTCCTGCCTTCTCTGCACAAGCCCCAGCACAGGGCAAGGCATGATGCCAGGGGTAGGGGAGGGGGGATGGGGGGATGGGGGCTCTCCAGATTCAGACGTAGACGTCCTGCCACCAGTCTGGTCACCCTGTGATGTTTAGAGGGAGTGTGCATTCGCGCATGCactgtcagtcgctcagtcgtgcctgactctttgcgaccccgtggactgtagcccgccaggctcctctgtccgtgggattctccaggcaagaatactggagtgggttgccatttcctactccaggggatcttccccacccagggatggaacacgcatctcttgcatctccaacAAGTAGATTTAGAGGGGATAAACAAAGCCTAATGGGAGTTGGTGACGCATTCCGGCACAGCCAGAAACAGCCCCGTTTGCTGAAAACCAATTTGCCAAAAGCCAAATTGCTGAAGATTCATGCACCAACTGCCCATTTGGCCAAATGTACCGACTTCCCTGAAATTTCTTTTGAAGAATAGTCCTCGTGGATATTTACAAAGAATATGGATTTAGGgttctaggaatttttttcttctggacaACCACCACCAATtgtattctcattttaaagatttttataaggtgctttatttttttaagtcagccCATTCCACAAACAATTGTTGAGGTCCTACTGTGTGCTGAGGTGCTGGGGACACTGTGGGGAAACAACTTAGACAAAGGTAACCCCGACCCTGACCTGAAAGATGGGAAAGAGGTGAGGGAGGAAACCATGCAGTCATCTGGGGAAAGGGTAAACGCGGCCAGGGAGTCaaccagtgcaaaggccctgaggttgaCGATGGGACCTGATGGCTTTAGGGAGCTCTGAGGAGAAGGCACACATGGCTGGCAGAGAGTGGGCTAGGAGTGGGGGAAGGGCGTATTGGTCAGAATTTGAGAAAAACAGCATCGTTTGCTGAAGATTCTGATGAAGAATATTTTTCCAAATGAACTCGAGGTGAATGGGTGCATTTAGGGAAGAGTTTTCCACAAAATGTCTGtgagcccccacccccatcctcaccTCCCAGGGTGGAGCCCAGAATAAAGGGGGTCTGGGAACTCACGGCTGCCTCCCGTTCACAGAGCTGCATGTGAAGCCCACAGAGACCCAGGTCACCCTCCAAGGCCTGCGGGCTGGCACACCTTACAAGGTGCAGGTTCGCGCAGATACAGCCAAGCGGAGGGGTGCCTGGAGCCAGCCCCTGCGTTTCACCATCGGTGAGTGAGGGGGtgagtgacagtcgctcagtcgtgtccaactctttgcagtcccatggactgtagcctgctgggctcctctgtccatgggattctccaagcaagaatactggagtgggttgccatttccttctccaggggatcttcccaacccagggatcggacatgggtctcctgcattgcaggcagattctttaccatctgagccactagggaagcctgaatggaggagggtggggggtggaccCTGTATTCACCCAGCATGCATTGCCCCACATCCCACATCAACAAGCATTTCTGCCCTGACCCTCCAGATTTCCATGCTCCCCATGAATCTCCCTCAGGAGCAAGTCACAGGCTAACCTGCTCCCACCTCCTTCACCAGCTTCCTCTGCTGTATCTTCCTCCCATAAACCTTTTCTCacactcccatgttcttgcccTTGCAGGCCTCTGCCTAGAATATTTGTCTCCTTGTCAAACTCCTGTTCACCCTTCATAACTCAGCTCAAAAGCTCtctccttcaggaagccttccaGGCTTCCTTCTGCGGcattcccctcccctccagctgtGATTGCCCCGCCTACCTAGCCTGACACCTTGGGAGCAGGTGGGGGTGTCTTTCTGGGCTCTGCCTCCCCCAACCTTGGAGCTactgaggagagggagggagcaggggtGGGTATTTATTGAGGGAATGAATGCATATGAATGAACATCTCTCATCATAAACATAAGGAAGTCGGTGGGCTCTGCTGTCTTGGGGCATGTGGAAGTGGGAGATTTGGGGACCGAATGACCCCTATTCTTGCCATAGTCCTTACCTGTTGTCCTCGCAGTGAAATCTGGTTGTAAAAGAAGCAGTGAGTCAGACTAGGTGTGTGGTGGACAGGTCTGGGTCCAGGGGGGCAACCACACGAGCCCCACCTGCAGGTGATCAGCCCTACGGTGTCCTGAGCACTTAGTGTCCCAGGGCTTTATCCCACAGTCACAGGGCAGGCCGGGCCCCGCtttccagaggaggaaactgaggctcagagcagctcGCGCTGCGCCAGGGTCAGCAGTGAGCTGATGGGGGGCCCGCCCCTGCCAGTGCTCCCCCTCAGCGAGAGGCAGAAGGTGTGTCTCCCTCAGCCCAAGCTCTTCTGCTCCTAGAAGTCCAGGTTTCTGAGTTGTCCGACTTGTCCATCTTCCTCGCATCTTTGGGGAGTTTCGTGAGCatccttctcctgggaatctttgGGTACCTCGGCTTGAACAGGTAACttgcaccccctcctctgagatGATCTGTAATAGTGATagtatgaataataataattgttaGCCCCAAATAGGTTTTTATGTCCACTTtcaagatggggaaactgaggcccagatagGCCCAGAGCATCCAGCAGTGCTGGAATTTCAACCTGGGTCTGCCAGTTTCCCTCTGCTCTGACCTCTCAGCCGCATCTTCACTCTCCTTATTGTAACCTAATGGAGATGAAAAAAGTAAGTCAGAACAATTAAAAAGTAAGAACAAACAGAAGCACTGACTGGTTCCCCTCTCTCCTCAGGGCTGTAAGGCACCTGTGCCCACCCCTGCCCACACCTGGTGCCAGCACTGCCATCAAGTTCTCTGGCAGCCAGGGGAAGCAGGTAAGGGCCCCTCTTTCTAATTCCAGGTCTTGTTTATTGGGTCCGTATCTGGATTAGGGCTCTGAAGAGTAGTGGCCATGTGTTAactcattttattctttccaaaCCATTGGTGCaaggactcaaaaaaaaaaaaaaaaaccctaccctattttatagacaagcaaaTAGAAACCCAAAGTGACCCTCATGTGGATCATTTCCTAGTAGCAGAAACAGAACTCAAATGACTTCACAACATAACCTGATGGGAAAAAAAACTCTAAGGTTGTGggcttcaggcatggctggatccaggaACTAGGACTCCATCTCTCTGGGGTGCTAGCTTCCCTGCAGGCTTCTTTTCCAGGCAGGTTCAGCCTTCCTCTTGTGGAAACAAGGTATCCCTTTTTCCCATTAACTGCAGCGAAATTCTGGGCCATCACTGATTGGCCCAGCTTGGGTCACATGCCCATCCGTGAGCCTATCACTGGAACCAGGGGGCTGGAATGCTCTGATCGACTGGGCCAGGATCACATGCTGATGGCAGGAATCAGCCTGGGGCTACTGCCCTGCCCAACCACATCACTCATCAGAGGAAGagagacagttttccaaagagaAATGGGGAGCCCTTCCTATTGATCCTTGAATTGGCCTCAGGATTTTAGAGAATTTAGCCGGAAGGGACCTGGTCCACTCCATCCTTGTGTGGATGGGAAATAAGGCCCCGCCCACAGCCTTGACCCCGCCCTCCCTCTCCAGGTTTGGCAGTGGACCAGCCCAGCAGACTTCCCGGAGGAGGTATCTCCACAAGAGGCCCTGATGGTGAATATATCCTGGGAAAAAGGCGAGGGAGCTGACATGGGCACACTTGGGACTCTCAAGGAGAAGACGGAGCTGCCTCTGCATGCCCCTAAGCCAGCCCTGGACTTGAAGGACAGGAAGCAGATGCAAGGATGCCCTGAGGCTGGG
It includes:
- the IL12RB1 gene encoding interleukin-12 receptor subunit beta-1 produces the protein MGQWGFRLVALLLLLRHRQGAEACSTVGCCFQNPPYPDADSGSASGPRAPSCYRVFSSAGYECSWEYEGPAAGVSHFLRCCLQSGRCCYFATGSATKLQFSDQDGISVLHNVTLWVESRAANRTEKSPNVTLNLYSSVKYDPPPENIKVSKSAGKLRMEWETPARQDGAQVQFRHRTPGSPWKLGDCGHQDDAGFESCLCPLEMDMAQEFQLRRRLGPGVPRGPWSSWSSPVCIPPETPPQAEVRFSVEQLRPDGRRQVTLHEQLPQLELPEGCLGPDSGMEVTYHIHLHMLSCPCKTRAKRTLRLKKKLVLSSAAYDLAVVSRNRFGLGPNQTWHIPACIHSEPGLLNISAGANGTTIRWPARAQGMRYCIEWQLQGQEENLAACIVTAPQDPDAAGTATHSWSQESGALEQKACYRITIFASAHPEKPTSWSTVLSTYHFGGNASEAGSPQHVSVRKLSQDSVSVDWTPSLLSTCPGVLKEYVVCCQEEDSNQVSELHVKPTETQVTLQGLRAGTPYKVQVRADTAKRRGAWSQPLRFTIEVQVSELSDLSIFLASLGSFVSILLLGIFGYLGLNRAVRHLCPPLPTPGASTAIKFSGSQGKQVWQWTSPADFPEEVSPQEALMVNISWEKGEGADMGTLGTLKEKTELPLHAPKPALDLKDRKQMQGCPEAGAPGPGWQDGLVEDSLAQAARSPLLILGGLGWTPRFGSQGETGASASSYREA